The window attaaagaCCGAAGGGATAGAAACCTGCAGAAGCCTCGGAAGCAAAGGGACAAGCCCCATGTCACCTTTAATGCTCCCAGAAAAGAGATGCTCTTGTGGGTCAAAGATAATAAAATGAGAATTGAGTATCCACCTAAACTCAAAAAAGACTGAAGTAATGGAAAGTattgccacatccataagagtTAAGATCACAAAACCGAAGACTGCAAATAACTGATATCAGAGCTTGAAAAGATGGCTGAAAGCGACAAACTCGGTCGATTTCTCAAAAAGTGTGGGGAGGattcaaagaaataaaaagataaaaaaaactcaaaggTCGCACTCCTAAAGTGGCGATCAACATGATTGTTGGAGGACCACTGTCCAAAAGGAAGAGGAAATAGGTAGCTACTTTGGGAAAAAGGAAGGAGCATCGATTTAATTTTTACTTCGGCAATATGAAAAACAAACCATAAGAGTGGCATGATGATGCCCTGGTAATAAAGATGATGATCACAGACTTCAAAGTCTGAATGGTCTTTATGGATACAAGCAGTTCCGTCAACATCATCACTCGCAAGGTCTTTGAAAGTCTCGACATCGGGACAAAGAAATTGATCACTAACACAATCCCATTGATAGGAATCAGCGGGCACATCGTACCTTTCCTAGGTAGTGCTCATCCAGACGTATAAATTGGAGATTTGGAACCTAAATGGAAAAGTAATGCAGAATTCTTTGTGGTAGACACCCATCTTCCCTACTACACAATAGTTGGAAGACAATCTATCAAGTTCGGCTGGGGCCTTATTGTGAAGGAAGTTTATCATGCTTTTAACAGTGAAAAATGCAAATAGCATACAAAAACTTTATCCCTTAGGATCTAGCATATGGAGTTAAGATTAAAGTTACGGAAAGTTACCTTTCGCCTAGGATGGAGCAATAATGTTCCTTCAAATGAAATGGAAGAGTTGAAATGTGAactccatcttcttcatcacTTGTGAAATAGGAACAACATCTTGCTAACATCAGAATCGATTCCTCATACCCAAATCAACATTGTCTTGCTCAAGTTAGCAGGTACAAGAGCAGTTTTACAAAGAATAGGAAGAACagttatttcttttcttttctaaaataagtataatGGAGGTTGCACTAAGCATTAACCTTTAGGTTTTCCACTTATTCTTTACATACTTATTGATTAAACAttaatcaattaggaaagaaaataaaatctcaTACCTAGTGAAATTAGGGGGGCACACACTTAGTGGGTAGGGAtaaaaattctcaatttttaCTTTTAACTAAATCCTAttccaaataaatttaattttactttaatTAAATCctatttcaaataaatttaatCTTAAAGTAGGTATATTAATCAAATTCTATTTGATTAATTATATATTGTCCCTTACTATATACATGTACCACATGTATATAACAATATCTAATATTATTCTAATAAATTATTGATAGGTATGACAAATGCTATAAGTATATTAATATCACTACTTTGCAAGTATTCCACCTCCTTCAATTCTTAAGACATTTGCTTACTTAAGCATTAGAGCGGGTTCATCAGACTTTGACCCCTCTTTGACTGTCTGTTTTTTCTTATAGGTACTTCGGAGAATGATATAAATGACGATTTGAAAACAAAGATAATAGATGTTAATTTACAAGAACTCTgaaatttattattgttattattattttatttcttttaagtcttatttgcattttttttctcaaCCTTTGATTTCTTTAGATCTATTTTTACTCATCGTTTTGGTTGTTAAAGGTATTTGATTTCACCAATGTAATAAGTTTTATCTTGGAGTAGTTAGTGATAATAATTGATatggaaatatatatatattaagttaTAGTTAGTTAGGTGCAGGGCGGAACTAGGGGGTTGGGGTGGGCTCGAGCTTCGGCAGATTGCCGgaaaattgagaatttttttttttagtaatggtatctgataatattttggaaaaaaatcatattgactctatgtagtgtTATTCTAATATTTAAagatagatgagatggttaaagaTGCTTACTTCTATTTGAGAGGTCATATGTTCTCAACTCCCTCTAacctcatttttttatttattttaattttattttttaataattataaaaatatgttaccattattaattaatttaaatggactctttatttttattttgataacacttttgaattcatatttaatatttatttgtattGTGTCTTTagcattaaaaaaagtaaaaatgtttaattttctactagttcaatgctagtttctaaaaaaaatgataacatttttacagttttaacgcgttggatgctaaaaaaaatttgcacAGCCCTAATGGCttgactttgaaaatttaccgtcaaccgcgcggttaaaattagccccccaacTTATTGTgttaaaatttattgaattttacgtgatataatatttttaacgtTATGAAAATTTATTACCCCGGTTTAGTTTGGGTTCTGGTTCCGCCACTAGTTAGATGCATTTTAAATGGAATAATGAGGTAACCCTAAACATGATTTGATATGAGTAATGTTTTGGAAATTAGGATTTGATTAAGATATAAAGGATATACttgtcaaaaaagaaaaagaaaaaaaggataCAGTACtataaaggcaaaaagcatcctgaggcccctgatctttcattgtttggtgcattaagccctcgatcttttatttagacacattgagcctctgatctttcaccatttggtgcattaagccctcgatctttcatttagacacattaaacccttaatctttcatatatgggtgtattaggtccttccataaaccaattaatatataggtttattaggggcatgtttggtgtgacaacaaatgatgttctaaaaataacaaattctaaaataaaaaatatattatataaattaataaaaataatttaaataaaaaattaaaaatttattgaacacaataaaaccttgtttttcgatatttatgttctaaaaataaaaataatgttaaaattgaagcacattttgtggaaataagacgggtaattttatcaataacaagtaactacaaacaactatttatgaaaagagcttttcgtgaaaagctctaaaatgttgcagtgtccagagaaaatgcgaaacgctgcagttatataaacctaaccaaacatgcccttaataaacctatatattaattgatttacggaagggcctaatatacccatatatgaaagatcaagggctcaatgtatctaaatgaaagatcgagggcttaatacaccaaatgatgaaagatcatagacttaatgtgtctaaataaaagatcgagagcttaatgcaccaaacaatgaaagatcaggggtctgaggatgctttttgcctactATAAATGACGAGATTAATAGAGGTATGGGGCAGGGAGGTCGACAATATCATTACTAATGGAGCGCTGAAATATCTTTCTTGTTTTCCGGCTTTgctttcttttctatatataaataagaCAGATGAATACGTGGCGGTTCATAGAAATTAAACAAGACCAAGAAGAAAAAGCCAAATTTTCccttaacaaaaacaaaaagaaatactATACTATAAAAATGTTTTGCAAATCAGACAAAATAACCAATTTAGATATTATTCATCACCAATTTTTGTTGGTCATAAATGTCAATTCCCAATCGTGCATTATTCAATaatcaatattttatttcttcaaaaaaatgaatattttcACTTGCAATTTTTCTATTAGAGATTACGAAATGCTTTATTATTTTATGCTCTATTTTGTCTCTCAGTTTATGTACTTATAAACacttttaccaaatttttatatatatataatcaattttatcaaataatatTACTTAGTTTACTGtttacatttttaaaaaaaaattgaaattaatccATTAAAATTTGTTAcattcaatttattattatattatggtcTTGTTTGATAAATAGCTCTTTAGggtaaaattagaaatttgaacCATTTTAGAGGTATTGGCTAGTCAAATCTCTAAGAGAGTATTTGGTTGGACAACTTTATAATATAATAGGGAATAAGAATCACAATGAATATTAGGTTTTGCATTGTTAATTCAAAAATGGAATCACATTTCCAATCTATGGGAATCATTGATTCTCTCCTCCCTTCCCATCAATTAAATTTCATTCTCATTCCCTTTcaattttaacccaaaaacaATCCcacgtttttttatatattttttcaaattttttttagagacCCACGATTTGTTAGTTTATATACTGATAAGCACTATATtttagggctaattacaaatctgacTCAACTAAAGGACcacatttacatatctaacccacattgcttccattttaccaaagtagacactttcacccattttggacaaaattactcTTAGTTGTATATAACTCAATATCCAACAATCTCCTATTTCCCtttcatttattttcaaattCTCACAGCAAAAGTCATCAACCCAACCCAAGATCTGAGCACATCCATACAACATTTAAGTTCATGTAAGTATCATCTCTTTATTTTTCGTACACATTACTAGAAATACACAGTTGGTTATTGAATGCCTTTGCTTGAATCTTGAAATTATTCGATATCGCCATATCCGCCCGATAGGTCGCATTCCGGAACTATAAATGCGACAATTGTTGTCGCAGCTGCAACAATGCGGCTCCTGTCGCAACGGAGCGCATGTCGCATTTGGCGTCGCATTTGCGTcacatttgatatagtttgtcTCATTTGGCATCACATGTGTTATTCGTTGTCACATTCATTGTCGCATTTACAGATGAAttggttttattttgttttgatcACGTGTTCATTTTACTAAATGTAGAAGCATGTCAACCAAAGAGAAGCATTTTCCGTTAATCTCTCTtatatgcaagcttggagagcaagacACTGGGCATTGGAAGTTCAGGGTGGTTCGCCAGAGGAATCGTTTATGTTGTTACCGGACTACTGTGAGGTGTTGAAGAGTACAAACCCGGGAACCGTGACACATATCGAAACAGATGATGATAATCACTTTAGATTCTTCTTTATGGTTATTGGTGCTTCATTGAGAGGTTTTAAACAACATATTCGACATGTCTTAGCCGTCGATGGAACTTTTCTAACAGGTAAATATCCCAGTATATTATACATTACAGTTGCCCTTGATGGGAATAATCAGATCTTTCCTGTTGCATTTGGAGTTGGCCCGAAAGAAAGTAATGAATCGTGGCTTTGGTTTATGGCTCAATTGAAAGAGTGTATGTCCAATGTTGAAGATTTAGCCATTGTATCAGACCGAAATCAGAGCATTATACATGCAgttaatttggtttttcctaATGCCGTACATGGGGCTTGCGCTCGTCATCTGCAACAAAATGTGAAGGCCAAATTCCGTGGAATTCGGAAGATAAATGAGGCGTTTTGGAAATGTGCAAAATCTTATCGGGTATCTGGTTTTGAAGAAAAGTTTGCGACACTTCGTGCACTACATTCCGGTGCTGCCGACTATTTATTGCAAGTTGGAAAAGAGAAATGGTCGCGTGCATTCTTTTGTGGTCATCAGTATAACATTATCACCACGAATATAGCAGAATCATTCAACTCGTTGATGGTGGAGGCTAGACGTTTACCAATCACAATGTTGGTTGAGTTCATACGAACCAATCTCCATAAATGGTTTTACGAGAGACATATGAAAGCAGGTTATAAAcatgtcttttattttattttacttataATACCTAGCCATTTCTAAGATgtttatattcttttttttctgcAGAAGAACGTGAAGGGTATTTGACCAAGTGGGCGGAAAATAAGATGAAAAGGCGTGTACATAATCCTCCACTTCCACAGTATCATGCAAAATGGGCTCCAACATGTATACACTCGCCCAATTAGATGCCTAGTGAATTTGACCATACCTCCCGCATTTTGTACATGTAGTTTGAAGCACTTCATACTCCACACGTTGTTCAAGTCCATCCAATTCAAATCTTGCAATAAGAGGGTTCATGAGATTAATTTCGACACAAACTCTGGCAAAACAGCCACGATCGGCAAAAGCCATATTATCATCAACCTTAATCGGTTTGCCAATGGCCTCCACAATAGCAAGTAACACATCCTGATTATAGTAAAATAGTGGCAATTGAGGTAACTGGATCCATATCAATGTCAACTCAATCAGTGAATCCTAAAGGGAGAAAGATGGAGACCATGTTCTTACTGTAAGGTAATGCCCCCTGGATAATCCACGGGCCATGCATCACAACATGTTCCCTTGATGGGAATAATCAGATCTTTCCTGTTGCATTTGGAGTTGGCCCGAAAGAAAGTAATGAATCGTGGCTTTGGTTTATGGCTCAATTGAAAGAGTGTATGTACAATGTTGAAGATTTAGCCATTGTATCAGACCGAAATCAGAGCATTATACATGCAgttaatttggtttttcctaATGCCGTACATGGGGCTTGCGCTCGTCATCTGCAACAAAATGTGAAGGCCAGATTTCGTGGAATTCGGAAGATAAATGAGGCGTTTTGGAAATGTGCAAAATCTTATCGGGTATCTGGTTTTGAGGAAAAGTTTGCGACACTTCGTGCACTACATTCCGGTGCTGCCGACTATTTATTGCAAGTTGGAAAAGAGAAATGGTCGCGTGCATTCTTTTGTGGTCATCAGTATAACATTATCACCACGAATATAGCAGAATCATTCAACTCGTTGATGGTGGAGGCTAGACGTTTACCAATCACAATGTTGGTTGAGTTCATACGAACCAATCTCCATAAATGGTTTTACGAGAGACATATGGAAGCAGGTTATAAAcatgtcttttattttattttacttataATACCTAGCCATTTCTAAGATgtttatattctttttttttctgcaGAAGAACGTGAAGGGTATTTGACCAAGTGGGCGGAAAATAAGATGAAAAGGCGTGTACATAATCCTCCACTTCCACAGTATCATGCAAAACGGGCTCCAACATGTATACACTCGCCCAATTAGATGCCTAGTGAATTTGACCATACCTCCCGCATTTTGTACATGTAGTTTGAAGCACTTCATACTCCACACGTTGTTCAAGTCCATTCAATTCAAATCTTGCAATAAGAGGGTTCATGAGATTAATTTCGACACAAACTCTGGCAAAACAGCCACGATCGGCAAAAGCCATATTATCATCAACCTTAATCGGTTTGCCAATGGCCTCCACAATAGCAAGTAACACATCCTGATTATAGTAAAATAGTGGCAATTGAGGTAACTGGATCCATATCAATGTCAACTCAATCAGTGAATCCTAAAGGGAGAAAGATGGAGACCATGTTCTTACTGTAAGGTAATGCCCCCTGGATAATCCACGGGCCATGCATCACAACATGTTCCCTTGATGGGAATAATCAGATCTTTCCTGTTGCATTTGGAGTTGGCCCGAAAGAAAGTAATGAATCGTGGCTTTGGTTTATGGCTCAATTGAAAGAGTGTATGTACAATGTTGAAGATTTAGCCATTGTATCAGACCGAAATCAGAGCATTATACATGCAgttaatttggtttttcctaATGCCGTACATGGGGCTTGCGCTCGTCATCTGCAACAAAATGTGAAGGCCAGATTTCGTGGAATTCGGAAGATAAATGAGGCGTTTTGGAAATGTGCAAAATCTTATCGGGTATCTGGTTTTGAGGAAAAGTTTGCGACACTTCGTGCACTACATTCCGGTGCTGCCGACTATTTATTGCAAGTTGGAAAAGAGAAATGGTCGCGTGCATTCTTTTGTGGTCATCAGTATAACATTATCACCACGAATATAGCAGAATCATTCAACTCGTTGATGGTGGAGGCTAGACGTTTACCAATCACAATGTTGGTTGAGTTCATACGAACCAATCTCCATAAATGGTTTTACGAGAGACATATGGAAGCAGGTTATAAAcatgtcttttattttattttacttataATACCTAGCCATTTCTAAGATgtttatattcttttttttctgcAGAAGAACGTGAAGGGTATTTGACCAAGTGGGCGGAAAATAAGATGAAAAGGCGTGTACATAATCCTCCACTTCCACAGTATCATGCAAAACGGGCTCCAACATGTATACACTCGCCCAATTAGATGCCTAGTGAATTTGACCATACCTCCCGCATTTTGTACATGTAGTTTGAAGCACTTCATACTCCACACGTTGTTCAAGTCCATCCAATTCAAATCTTGCAATAAGAGGGTTCATGAGATTAATTTCGACACAAACTCTGGCAAAACAGCCACGATCGGCAAAAGCCATATTATCATCAACCTTAATTGGTTTGCCAATGGCCTCCACAATAGCAAGTAACACATCCTGATTATAGTAAAATAGTGGCAATTGAGGTAACTGGATCCATATCAATGTCAACTCAATCAGTGAATCCTAAAGGGAGAAAGATGGAGACCATGTTCTTACTGTAAGGTAATGCCCCCTGGATAATCCACGAGCCATGCATCACAACATGTTCCCTGTCCAAAGGATCATCAAATTTGACAACCTGATATTGATGCCCTAGATCCATCATCTTGAAGTTAGTAATTGGTTTCCACAATTCCATAACACGTTTATTTAACGCAGAGTAGCCTAGGTTCTTACTAAGAAGTTTAATAACCAACGCATACTCCTAAGGGATCACAAGTTTTTTCTTCAGTGCAGGTGAAAGTGATACCTTTGGATACATGGGATCCTCCTAAGCAAATTTGATAGTAACCTGACCAAGTTCTCGCAAATTCTCTCATTAACGGGTATCGCTGAGAACTTATTTATCGAGCAAAAGGTCCCTCTAAGAACGGTGGGGCAACTCGGTCTCCTAGAAAGCATTGGTATCAGAGTGCCCGTCCGAAGGCGCATGAGGACGACATTGAAAAGATGGGACAGTGGCATGGCCATGGGGGTGGAGAGGCTTATCGTGAGGAGCACAGTAGGATTACTTTTTATTGTTCGAATTTTTTTCAATATCTATTGTCATTTTTAATTCTTTTACCAATTCACTGCAAGTTAACTCACGTGTGTGTATTGCCGATTTTTAATAAGAAGTTTTATTCCATAGAAAAAATTATAGTGAAtaatcaaaaagaaaaagaaaaataaacgtTATGATATAGAATATGATATGGAATTTAGTGAAATAGAGAAAAGTGACATCTGAAGCGCAAGTTGGGAATTGGGACTCTCCTTTCGTTTCCTTTGTATTCCAATATAAGATGTTGCCGGATTgtttaaacaaaatcatagtattatttaaattaaagtaaACGGATAGACTAAAtgcataaaagaaaaagaaaaaagaaaagaaaaaaaaaaaaagagaaaatgggTCCCAGAAGAAGCGCGCCCCACCCCACCATCTAGAATACCTTGACTTTTAATATTATGAATGTATTTTTAACaaattaattgaaataaaaaagaaatataacttAATTGCAAAGAAAATGGGTGTCCCATAAGGAGTCGGTGAGGGTGTATTGGGTCTGCAACAAACTCTCctttctttgtttgtttgtttgtttgtggaTCCATCAATTAGTTTTAAAAACGATGCTCGATCCCGGAACTAGACAAAATTTCCCCAGCACTTATAACAGGTACCGGAGTTCAGGTGAATTTGGGGGTGAAACAAAGCTGatttcagatgatgatgatgattccGGAATATGTTCACCTCCTCTTTGGAAAACCAGTTCCAGAGCCGAAGCGATTGCTAAAGGGCAGAAAGAGCTGATGGAAATGGTTAGTAAGATGCCCGAAGGATGTTATGAGTTATCTCTGAGAGATATTGTTGAGCAGACAGTCGTGGATCCGGTCAAAGAAGTGAAAGACCAAAAGAATAATAAGAAAGTGCAAATGAGCAGAAGTGGAAGTATTGATAATCATCATAATGGTGGGTTTCTTTTAAAAATGGTGTTTCCGATTTCTTTGGgttcaacaaagaagaaaaagacaAAGACCAAGAATATTAGCAGCAAAAGTAATTCCAATTCGAATTCGGGGATGAACATGAGTGGAAGAGTATCTCCAAGACCTTTACTAGTTGATGGATCTACAACTACAACAGCAGATGAGTGGTGGAAGAATAGGTTTTCAGAGGCGGAAGAGAGTGAAAGTGGTGGATTAAGTAGCAATAGTGGAAGCTCAAAAAGCACTGCTAGCTGCAGCAGTGCAGGTAGCAGCAGAAACAGCAACGCTTGGTATGCTTTTCTTAATTCATTGAAATTGTTTAGTTGCACAGCACAGGGGAATCTTCTTCTGAAATTGTATTTTACACTTACAGGCATGGAGGGGGAAGTTGCTGGCCTTTCATATTCAGGAACAAGAGAAGGAAGAACACACaaaaacaataaatatatgtttGTTTGGTCTCTCTTCCTTCCAATAAGGCATGTTGTCTGGTCTGATCTCTCTTCCAGTAAATTTGGTAAATATGTCATCCCAATTTTACAGTTACGGTGTAGAATATTATACTGTTGCTTCAAAAATATGTTATGTTATTTTATACTGTTGCTTCACCACACTCCAATTGCTTAACTACTCTACTCATTTTCAATATCTTCTTAATTACTCCTATGTAGTATTTACTATACTAATGACTATTTTGCGTATATACCACTcaataattacttttttttttttgtcttaatAATATCAATTATTCCTATTATGTatgatatatttaatttaattgttgaATACAACTACTAATTGGCAAGTGTTGCTAATAGTGCTACCTGGGCGGCTTTAAGGATATGTAGAAATTGCCATGACACACAATTTAAAATACTATCAGCATATAATTGTGGCAACATCTGTTAAAAAACAACAGATGATTAATACCTAAATGCATCTTTCAAAAAAACAAACCTAAATGCAGATCTAAGTGTTATAAAGCAAAAACGACCAAAAAAACTAAGAAAAGGAGATTACAGAGAAATTTTTATTCGTCACCAGGAATGAAAAATAAGTTTCAGAAATAGAAAAGAGGGAAGAAAGGGCTGAGGCTGACTGGCGGAGGTGGACGTTGCTCGTCATCGTCGCCATTTCGATCGGAGATGGAGGATCCCACGCTGTTATCGGTGGAAGAACAGCCGGCCAGAACCTCACCTCCTCTTCTAACACGCTTCAACTGCGAAATTTCCATCTGAGCCTTCATGAAAAATTGCATCCTCTGCAATTCAAGCTCCTTAGCGAATCACATCCTGGTTTTCTCCATCTCCGCCACTTGTTGCAGTTTGGCGCTCTCTGTTTGTTCATATGCTTCGCCGAATTTGAGTATTGCTTGTGTTAACATCCTAGTTGAATTCCCccaatttttcttttccttcactGGTTTCTTCGAATTCACACCTCTCTGTACCACAATCCTTGGTTTCTTCTTCGGTAGTGATATATCATCGGGAGGAAAGGTAGAGATGAAGAGAAAGAGACGGTCGGAGATAAAAATGGGTTTGATGATCTGGTATAGGGGTTGAAGACGAAGCTTTGAAGATAAAGGATAAAATGGAAACCGTAGGGTTTAGAAGGCTGTATGGAGAGGGACAGCCGGTCAAAACGGGAGTTGCGGTTTAGAACGGTGAAAGGAGAGAGTTAACCGGTTAAAATGAGAGTCAACCGTTCAAAAAGGTTGGTCAACGGTCACAGTGGCCACCGAtgtaacaaagtgtaaagtttaccGTGAATAATTGAAGTTTAATggtcataatattaaaatgaataaagttcaatgaccatgagtgtaatttacccaaaattttTATGATATTAACAGTtaagaatatataaaaaaaaattgtggtatattttttttaataatccaAAAAATTGTGATAAGTTTTAGTTCTTGAGTAGTGTTGTTTCAGTAGATTGCAGTCCTCTCTAATTTTCATTCATATTGGTATATTTGtagtattattatattattttaagatAGTTGAGTTGGTTAAGCTATATTTTttagagaaaattacaaaattgggtcaaatgagagactcatttacatatttaactcatttactcaa of the Euphorbia lathyris chromosome 7, ddEupLath1.1, whole genome shotgun sequence genome contains:
- the LOC136201434 gene encoding uncharacterized protein encodes the protein MLDPGTRQNFPSTYNRYRSSGEFGGETKLISDDDDDSGICSPPLWKTSSRAEAIAKGQKELMEMVSKMPEGCYELSLRDIVEQTVVDPVKEVKDQKNNKKVQMSRSGSIDNHHNGGFLLKMVFPISLGSTKKKKTKTKNISSKSNSNSNSGMNMSGRVSPRPLLVDGSTTTTADEWWKNRFSEAEESESGGLSSNSGSSKSTASCSSAGSSRNSNAWHGGGSCWPFIFRNKRRKNTQKQ